Proteins from a genomic interval of Gordonia sp. SL306:
- a CDS encoding enoyl-CoA hydratase family protein encodes MTEVVHTDIADEILTLTLDSPANRNALGEALVAQLLDGLRAAERDAGIRAVVLTHTGGTFCAGADLSEALARGADVEEASAMGTSAMLDLMRVILEMPKPVIAKVDGHVRAGGFGLLGAADIALVGPRCTFALTEARLGLAPSVISLVLLPKMTARASGRYFLTGETFDPSTAVEIGLVTEAFASADDLDAGLTSVLAGIRRASPQGLGASKMLTTATVLSSFRGLARQRADESAALFGSDEAREGMTAFLSKRSPRWDLGAQKE; translated from the coding sequence ATGACCGAAGTCGTTCACACCGATATCGCCGACGAGATCCTGACGCTCACACTGGACTCTCCGGCGAATCGCAACGCACTGGGCGAGGCGCTGGTCGCCCAGCTTCTCGACGGTTTGCGTGCCGCCGAACGCGACGCCGGCATCCGTGCCGTCGTGCTTACGCACACCGGTGGGACATTCTGTGCCGGTGCGGATCTGAGTGAGGCACTCGCGCGGGGCGCCGACGTCGAAGAGGCGTCCGCGATGGGTACGTCGGCGATGCTCGACCTGATGCGGGTCATCCTGGAGATGCCGAAGCCGGTCATCGCCAAGGTCGACGGACACGTCCGGGCCGGTGGCTTCGGGCTTCTCGGTGCAGCCGACATTGCGCTGGTGGGACCTCGGTGCACGTTCGCGCTCACCGAGGCCAGGCTCGGACTGGCACCGTCGGTGATCTCCTTGGTGCTGCTGCCGAAGATGACCGCGCGGGCCTCTGGCCGGTATTTCCTCACCGGCGAGACCTTCGACCCGTCGACCGCGGTCGAGATCGGGCTCGTCACCGAGGCATTCGCGTCGGCCGACGACCTCGATGCCGGTCTGACATCGGTGCTGGCGGGAATCCGGCGTGCCTCCCCGCAGGGGCTTGGCGCGTCGAAGATGCTCACCACGGCAACCGTGTTGTCGAGCTTCCGCGGCCTGGCCCGGCAGCGCGCCGACGAGTCGGCCGCCCTGTTCGGTTCCGACGAGGCCCGCGAGGGCATGACCGCGTTCCTGTCGAAGCGTTCGCCACGTTGGGACCTGGGAGCGCAGAAGGAATGA
- a CDS encoding acyl-CoA dehydrogenase family protein: MTAHLDDIAANPFVESSERADLRASVAAFAAKYGQEYFRECAREGRKTDEMWSEAGKLGFIGVNLPEEYGGGGAGMYELSIVMEEIAAAGTGLLMLVVSPAICGNIIARFGTDEQKQQWIPGLADGTITMAFGITEPDAGSNSHQITTTARRDGDEWLLTGRKVFISGVDQAEAVLIVARTEDAKTGKLKPALFIVPTDATGFEATMIDMELQNPEKQFQIFLDDVRLPADALVGSEDAALSQLFAGLNPERIMAAASAVGMGRFALDKAVAYVNDRTVWKTPIGAHQAIAHPLAEGKVQIEMAKLMMQKAATLYDAGDDWGAAEPANMAKYAAAEACVKIVDHAVHSMGGNGLTSEYGLAPMLSLARIARIAPVSREMILNFVAQTSLGLPKSY; the protein is encoded by the coding sequence ATGACCGCACACCTGGATGACATCGCCGCCAACCCATTCGTGGAGAGCTCGGAACGGGCGGACCTGCGGGCCTCGGTGGCGGCCTTCGCCGCGAAGTACGGTCAGGAGTACTTCCGCGAGTGCGCGCGTGAGGGACGCAAGACCGACGAGATGTGGTCCGAAGCAGGGAAACTCGGATTCATCGGGGTCAACCTGCCGGAGGAGTACGGCGGCGGTGGTGCCGGCATGTACGAGCTCTCGATCGTGATGGAGGAGATCGCCGCGGCCGGGACCGGGCTGTTGATGCTCGTCGTCTCACCGGCCATCTGTGGCAACATCATCGCCCGTTTCGGCACCGATGAGCAGAAGCAGCAGTGGATTCCGGGCCTGGCAGACGGCACGATCACCATGGCGTTCGGCATCACCGAGCCCGATGCCGGATCGAACTCGCACCAGATCACCACCACCGCGCGCCGCGACGGCGACGAGTGGCTGCTGACCGGCCGTAAGGTCTTCATCTCCGGTGTCGACCAGGCCGAGGCCGTGCTCATCGTCGCGCGCACCGAGGACGCCAAGACCGGCAAGCTCAAGCCCGCGCTGTTCATCGTGCCCACCGACGCAACGGGTTTCGAAGCGACGATGATCGACATGGAACTACAGAACCCGGAGAAGCAGTTCCAGATCTTTCTCGACGATGTCCGGCTGCCTGCCGACGCGCTGGTCGGTTCCGAGGACGCGGCGTTGAGTCAGTTGTTCGCCGGGCTCAATCCCGAACGCATCATGGCCGCGGCGTCCGCGGTCGGTATGGGCCGCTTCGCCCTGGACAAGGCCGTCGCCTACGTGAACGACCGAACGGTATGGAAGACGCCGATCGGTGCGCATCAGGCGATCGCGCATCCGCTGGCAGAAGGCAAGGTCCAGATCGAGATGGCCAAGCTGATGATGCAGAAGGCCGCCACGCTGTACGACGCAGGTGATGACTGGGGCGCGGCCGAACCGGCGAACATGGCCAAGTACGCGGCGGCCGAGGCGTGCGTCAAGATCGTCGACCACGCCGTACATTCGATGGGCGGCAACGGATTGACGAGTGAGTACGGCCTGGCACCGATGCTCAGCCTGGCCCGTATCGCGCGGATCGCGCCGGTGAGCCGGGAGATGATCCTGAACTTCGTCGCGCAGACCAGTCTTGGTCTGCCCAAGTCGTACTGA